One segment of Carya illinoinensis cultivar Pawnee chromosome 1, C.illinoinensisPawnee_v1, whole genome shotgun sequence DNA contains the following:
- the LOC122275576 gene encoding shewanella-like protein phosphatase 2, whose protein sequence is METNCKSASEVSPLCKDVPKFLSSFVDTFVDFSVSGGLFLPQDPPPNPSSCQNPPADSLSSPPAPPPLLRTRYPTPPDRLVAIGDLHGDLEKSKEAFRLANLIDRSDRWIGGSSTVVQIGDVLDRGGDELKILYFLEKLKRQAARSGGTLITMNGNHEIMNVEGDFRFVTKSGLEEFRVWADWYRFGQAMKSLCKGLEKPEDPFDGVPLFRKTNDKDLVQGLRARIAALRPHGPISSRFLSQNVTVLVVGDSVFVHGGLLPVHVSYGLEKINEEVRDWIKGLGGQFAPAYCRRSDAVVWLRSFSHKLAENCDCASLERVLATIPGAKRMIMGHTIQKVGINGACNNQAIRIDVGMSKGCGNGLPEVLEITGNSELRILTSNPRYDNNYRSALHRERKAGLGLLIPEHGPKQVEVKA, encoded by the coding sequence ATGGAAACAAACTGCAAGTCTGCTTCTGAGGTCTCGCCCTTGTGTAAAGACGTTCCCAAATTCCTCTCCTCTTTCGTCGACACCTTCGTTGACTTCTCCGTCAGCGGCGGCCTCTTCTTACCCCAAGACCCTCCTCCTAATCCTTCGAGTTGCCAAAACCCTCCTGCCGATTCACTATCCTCGCCCCCGGCCCCGCCCCCTCTCCTGCGGACCCGCTACCCTACGCCGCCGGACCGTCTCGTCGCAATCGGGGATCTTCACGGAGACCTCGAGAAGTCGAAGGAGGCTTTCAGGCTCGCCAATCTGATCGACCGCTCTGACAGATGGATCGGCGGCTCCTCCACCGTGGTCCAGATCGGCGATGTGCTTGACCGCGGCGGCGACGAGCTCAAGATCCTGTATTTCCTCGAGAAATTGAAGAGGCAAGCTGCGAGGAGTGGTGGAACCCTGATCACGATGAATGGAAACCACGAGATCATGAATGTGGAGGGCGATTTTCGGTTCGTGACGAAATCGGGTTTAGAGGAGTTTAGGGTTTGGGCGGATTGGTACCGTTTTGGGCAAGCAATGAAAAGTCTTTGCAAGGGTTTGGAAAAGCCGGAGGACCCGTTTGATGGGGTTCCATTGTTTCGCAAAACTAATGATAAGGATCTCGTACAAGGTCTCAGAGCGAGAATAGCTGCGTTACGGCCCCATGGGCCGATATCGAGCCGGTTTTTGTCTCAGAATGTGACTGTCTTGGTTGTGGGTGACTCGGTTTTTGTTCATGGCGGGCTTTTGCCGGTACATGTTTCCTATGGGTTGGAGAAGATTAATGAGGAGGTGAGGGATTGGATTAAGGGGTTGGGGGGGCAGTTTGCTCCAGCGTATTGTAGGAGGAGTGATGCGGTGGTGTGGCTGAGGAGCTTTTCGCACAAGCTAGCAGAGAATTGCGATTGTGCGTCTCTTGAACGCGTTCTCGCCACCATTCCCGGGGCGAAGAGAATGATAATGGGACATACGATCCAGAAGGTTGGGATCAATGGGGCTTGCAATAACCAGGCAATACGGATAGATGTGGGTATGTCGAAGGGGTGCGGTAACGGGTTGCCGGAGGTTTTGGAGATCACTGGCAATTCAGAGCTGCGGATTTTGACATCTAATCCTCGGTATGACAACAATTATAGATCTGCTTTGCATAGAGAGAGGAAGGCCGGGCTCGGGCTGTTGATCCCAGAACACGGACCGAAACAAGTGGAAGTGAAGGCTTAA
- the LOC122302935 gene encoding protein FAR1-RELATED SEQUENCE 1-like: MRKLPEKLGSYTMYNAGLKTSIQSALYDSQTCAEFEMKWGQLIQKYGLDDNAWLQGLYNERSFWVPVYLKGVFWAGMSTTQRSESMNAFFDGFVHSGTTLKEFVDQFDNALRKKVECETTADFNSSNQTIPCSSAFRIEKQFQSLYTSAKFKEVQREVWGMILCNCILISKDGCISTYDVLDEITTDDDHIKSVKYTVYFNQEEVDVKCTCALFEMRGILCRHALNVCQMNKIHALPDKYILDRWRKDIKRRYTVVKSSYDDLRQSADSRRYEFVVKRCLTWATRVCPSDDHVAAFISHLEEFENKFKGLTLESGSSKVKETMVTDKGKKILSPHIVRGKGRPPTKRKVPPVEKAAMKRKKKPTCRKIFDDASQEAEVSEAPGADKVLSGRQDDIVVLTQCSTVTQPSPSVNEEK; this comes from the exons ATGAGAAAATTGCCAGAAAAATTGGGATCTTACACAATGTACAATGCAGGGTTGAAGACTTCCATCCAGAGTGCCTTATATGATTCACAGACATGCGCAGAATTTGAGATGAAGTGGGGGCAACTTATTCAGAAGTATGGACTTGATGATAATGCTTGGTTGCAAGGGTTGTACAACGAGAGGTCGTTCTGGGTACCGGTGTACCTTAAGGGAGTGTTTTGGGCTGGCATGAGCACAACTCAGAGGTCTGAAAGTATGAATGCTTTTTTCGATGGATTTGTGCATTCTGGTACCACGTTAAAGGAATTTGTCGATCAATTTGACAATGCGCTCAGGAAAAAGGTGGAGTGCGAGACGACAGCTGATTTCAATTCCTCCAACCAAACCATCCCATGTTCATCGGCGTTCCGCATTGAGAAGCAATTTCAATCGCTGTATACAAGTGCAAAATTTAAAGAAGTCCAAAGAGAGGTGTGGGGAATGATTTTATGTAATTGCATACTTATCAGCAAGGATGGTTGCATTTCAACGTATGATGTTTTGGATGAGATTACCACTGATGATGACCACATTAAGAGCGTGAAGTACACAGTTTACTTCAACCAGGAGGAAGTTGATGTTAAATGCACATGTGCattatttgagatgaggggGATTCTTTGTAGGCATGCATTGAACGTTTGCCAGATGAATAAGATTCATGCATTGCCGGATAAGTATATCTTGGATCGATGGCGGAAGGATATAAAGAGGAGATATACGGTGGTAAAAAGTAGCTATGACGACCTGCGACAGAGTGCGGACTCAAGAAGGTATGAGTTCGTGGTTAAACGGTGCCTCACTTGGGCAACCCGTGTTTGCCCAAGTGATGACCATGTTGCTGCATTCATTTCCCACTtggaagaatttgaaaataaatttaaaggattaacaCTTGAGTCCGGTTCCAGCAAGGTAAAAGAGACTATGGTCACGgacaagggtaagaaaatcttaAGCCCCCACATTGTTCGAGGGAAAGGGAGACCACCAACGAAAAGAAAGGTTCCGCCTGTGGAGAAAGCTGCAATGAAGCGAAAGAAGAAACCG ACTTGCAGGAAAATATTTGATGATGCATCACAGGAGGCTGAGGTATCGGAAGCTCCAGGGGCTGATAAG GTTCTCAGTGGTCGCCAGGATGATATTGTTGTTCTAACACAATGCAGTACTGTCACCCAGCCATCACCATCAGTTAATGAAGAAAAATGA
- the LOC122275669 gene encoding proline-rich receptor-like protein kinase PERK8, translated as MMHPNTYPNSYTYAWGSQPPPMPPFPRTLIYPPSTNAEGSGRLQQTTQPPPMPPLPTVQLIYPPSTNAEESGHVQQPNQPPPMAPFPTTFFYPSVTHATESVHVQQTNQVN; from the exons ATgatgcatccaaatacatatcCAAATTCATATACATACGCATGGGGTAGCCAG CCCCCACCAATGCCACCTTTTCCGAGAACGTTAATCTACCCTCCGTCGACTAATGCAGAGGGTTCGGGTCGTCTTCAACAAACGACCCAG CCCCCACCAATGCCACCTCTGCCGACAGTACAACTCATCTACCCTCCCTCGACTAATGCGGAAGAGTCAGGCCATGTTCAGCAACCTAACCAG CCCCCTCCAATGGCACCTTTTCCGACAACGTTCTTCTACCCTTCCGTGACACATGCGACGGAGTCGGTCCATGTCCAACAAACGAACCAGGTGAATTAA
- the LOC122275679 gene encoding protein FAM136A-like — MDHLAAAEERIVTERVQQKLHQVNLAAKEHLSPIQDHVNFTLQQAYFKCAYECFDRKRNHDDISACVENCSVPVVRSQQMVENEMAKFQERLNRSLMVCQDKFEAAKLQKKPGGLHELESCVDQSTQDSIKMLPHIAGKLKASFFISD; from the exons ATGGATCACTTAGCAGCAGCTGAAGAGCGAATTGTTACGGAGAGAGTTCAACAAAAACTACACCAAGTCAATTTAGCCGCTAAAGAACATCTTTCTCCGATCCAAGACCATGTCAATTTCACCCTTCAG CAAGCGTACTTCAAATGTGCGTATGAGTGCTTTGATAGGAAAAGAAACCATGATGACATAAGCGCTTGTGTAGAAAACTGCAGTGTTCCTGTTGTTAGATCCCAACAGATGGTTGAGAACGAGATGGCCAAGTTTCAA GAAAGGTTGAATAGGTCGCTGATGGTCTGCCAAGACAAGTTTGAGGCAGCTAAGCTCCAAAAGAAACCGGGTGGCCTGCATGAATTGGAGTCCTGTGTTGATCAGTCAACCCAGGACAGCATCAAGATGCTGCCGCATATTGCTGGAAAGTTGAAGGCCTCCTTTTTCATCAGTGATTAG
- the LOC122275691 gene encoding uncharacterized protein LOC122275691 produces MDRLSGYRSLGPKTKNLVVAGGLTAFVFGVYFYTMRAVGGTDELQMAIDKFEGQKSKKEADG; encoded by the coding sequence ATGGATAGGCTTTCAGGATATAGGAGTCTTGGACCTAAAACAAAGAATCTTGTCGTTGCTGGAGGCTTGACGGCATTTGTCTTTGGTGTGTACTTCTATACCATGAGAGCTGTTGGAGGTACAGATGAACTACAGATGGCTATAGATAAGTTTGAAGGGCAGAAAAGCAAGAAAGAGGCTGATGGCTGA